One window from the genome of Alnus glutinosa chromosome 13, dhAlnGlut1.1, whole genome shotgun sequence encodes:
- the LOC133854736 gene encoding receptor-like protein 15 isoform X3, protein MAYLGAFRNLRSLNVADCHRVTSSALWAMIGMASLKELDLSRCLKVTDAGIRHVITISTLEKLCISETGLTVNGIPLLSSLKNLSILDLGGLPVTDQALYSLQVLTKLQYLDLWGSKVSNNGAAVLQKFSKLSSLNVAWTNITELPNLPSLECLNMSNCTINTILEGDGVKAPLTKLIFSGATFINEAEALLYCETSFLSFLDVSNSSLQRFCFLPFMKALKHLDLSSSTMRDDLVEHVACIGADLRYLNLSNTRVSSAGFEILVGHVPNLEILSLSCTPVDDVAVLSISKLPSVKVVNISNTNVKGFIHLVGAEPDSVLSLQALESLNHLEKLNIEETRVRDAALKPLSSFQELRSLSLRSTSLTDVSLDYLSSLPKLINLRFRDAVLTNCGLISFNPSATLKLLDLRGCWLLTRDAILSFCRNHPQIEVRHELVHIPPIDKIGSSRPSPSRLTSRTFPVNQKQHGNIPLSSYFVDQRLKYSREELLELQYSSVYLVSPLDRGITSSQEDVN, encoded by the exons GGATGGCTAGTTTAAAGGAGTTGGATCTTTCTAGATGCTTGAAGGTTACTGATGCTGGCATTAGGCATGTTATAACCATTTCAACATTGGAAAAGTTATGCATATCAGAAACCGGTCTTACTGTTAATGGGATTCCGCTTCTCTCTTCACTTAAAAACTTGTCTATCTTGGACTTGGGTGGTTTACCTGTCACTGATCAGGCACTGTATTCACTCCAG gtACTCACGAAACTACAGTACCTTGATCTTTGGGGGAGTAAAGTATCTAACAATGGTGCTGCTGTTCTTCAAAAGTTCTCCAAGCTGAGCTCCCTTAATGTAGCTTGGACCAACATCACAGAGTTACCAAATTTGCCATCTCTTGAATGCCTAAACATGAGTAATTGTACCATTAACACAATACTTGAAGGGGATGGAGTTAAAGCTCCTTTAACAAAACTTATCTTCTCTGGAGCTACATTCATAAATGAGGCTGAGGCCTTACTATATTGTGAGACAAGTTTCCTATCCTTTTTGGATGTATCCAACTCTTCCCTTCAAAGATTCTGCTTCTTACCTTTTATGAAAGCACTGAAACATTTGGATCTCAGCTCTAGCACGATGAGAGATGATTTAGTCGAGCACGTTGCATGTATAGGAGCGGATTTGAGATATCTAAATCTCAGCAACACAAGAGTCAGCTCTGCTGGATTTGAGATTTTAGTTGGACATGTTCCCAATCTGGAAATTCTATCATTATCCTGCACACCAGTTGATGATGTTGCCGTCTTGTCTATAAGCAAACTGCCTTCAGTGAAGGTTGTCAACATAAGCAATACCAATGTTAAAG GTTTCATTCACCTGGTAGGCGCTGAGCCGGACTCAGTTCTCTCACTACAAGCACTAGAAAGTCTCAATCATTTGGAAAAGTTGAATATCGAGGAGACTCGTGTCAGGGATGCAGCACTAAAACCTTTATCAAGCTTCCAAGAGTtgagatctctctctctcagaagtACTTCCCTTACAGATGTCTCCCTGGACTACTTGTCATCTCTCCCAAAGCTGATAAATCTTAGATTTCGTGATGCTGTGTTGACAAACTGTGGGCTCATTTCATTCAATCCCTCAGCCACTTTAAAATTGCTGGATCTGAGAGGTTGTTGGCTCCTGACTAGGGATGCTATTTTGTCGTTCTGTAGAAATCATCCTCAAATTGAAGTAAGGCATGAACTTGTACATATCCCTCCAATAGACAAAATTGGCTCTAGTCGTCCATCTCCATCACGATTAACTTCGAGGACCTTTCCGGTGAACCAGAAGCAGCATGGGAACATACCCCTCTCTTCATATTTTGTAG ATCAAAGGTTGAAATATAGCAGAGAGGAGCTACTTGAACTGCAGTATTCGTCTGTGTATCTTGTATCTCCTCTTGATAGAGGCATTACAAGTTCCCAGGAGGACGTGAATTAA
- the LOC133854735 gene encoding long chain acyl-CoA synthetase 4, which yields MPKKTFLVEVEKAKEARDGRPSAGPVYRSVFAKDGFPKPIEGMDSCWDVFRMTVERCPGNPMLGRREIVNGKPGKYVWQTYKEVYDLVIKVGNAMRSCGFGEGAKCGIYGANCPEWIISMQACNAHAIYCVPLYDTLGAGAIEFVINHAEVSIAFAEEKKVPEVLKTFPNTAKYLKTLVSFGKVTPEQREEVEKFGLTIYSWDEFLQLGDGKQFDLPVKKKSDVCTIMYTSGTTGDPKGVMISNDSIIDLLAGVKCLLESVNETLEEKDVYLSYLPLAHIFDRVIEELFILCGASIGFWRGDVKLLLEDIAELKPTIFCAVPRVLDRIYSGLNQKISSGGFLKKTVFNFAYSYKLHNMRKGSKHEEASQICDKIVFSQVKQGLGGRVRLILSGAAPLSTHVEEFLRVVACAHVIQGYGLTETCAGTFVSLPNELSMLGTVGPPVPNVDVCLESVPEMGYDAVSKTPRGEVCIRGKTLFSGYYKREDLTKEVMIDGWFHTGDVGEWQPDGSLKIIDRKKNIFKLSQGEYVAVENLENIYSLVTAIDSIWVYGNSFESFLVAVVNPNKQALERWAEENGVTGDFNSLCENPRAKEYIIGELAKIAKEKKLKGFEFIKAIHFDPEPFDIERDLITPTYKKKRPQLLKYYQNVIDKMYKSANKR from the exons ATGCCGAAGAAGACGTTCTTAGTGGAGGTGGAGAAGGCCAAGGAGGCCAGGGACGGGAGGCCGTCGGCCGGACCAGTTTACCGGAGTGTTTTCGCGAAGGATGGGTTTCCGAAGCCGATTGAAGGAATGGACAGTTGCTGGGATGTGTTCCG TATGACTGTGGAGAGATGTCCTGGGAATCCGATGCTTGGTCGTCGTGAAATTGTGAATGGGAAG CCTGGTAAATATGTGTGGCAAACTTATAAAGAAGTATATGACTTGGTGATTAAAGTGGGAAATGCAATGCGAAGTTGTGGTTTTGGGGAA GGAGCAAAATGTGGTATTTATGGTGCCAATTGCCCAGAGTGGATAATAAGCATGCag GCCTGCAATGCTCATGCGATCTATTGTGTTCCTTTATATGACACTTTAG GTGCTGGTGCTATTGAATTTGTTATAAACCATGCAGAGGTTTCAATTGCTTTTGCTGAAGAGAAAAAAGTTCCTGAG GTGTTGAAAACATTTCCTAACACAGCAAAGTACCTCAAAA CACTTGTGAGCTTTGGCAAGGTTACACCTGAACAAAGGGAGGAAGTTGAGAAATTTGGATTGACAATATATTCATGGGATGAGTTTTTGCAACTG GGTGATGGTAAACAATTTGATCTTCcagtgaaaaagaaaagtgatgtgtGTACTATAATGTATACCAGTGGAACCACTGGTGATCCCAAGGGTGTAATGATATCCAATGATAGCATTATTGATCTTTTAGCTGGGGTGAAATGCCTGCTAGAGAGTGTTAACGAAACG TTGGAAGAGAAGGATGTATATCTTTCATATCTTCCTCTTGCGCACATCTTTGATCGAGTAATTGAGGagctatttattttatgtggtgCCTCAATAGGGTTCTGGCGTGGG GATGTCAAACTATTGCTTGAGGACATTGCGGAGCTAAAACCAACTATTTTCTGTGCTGTCCCCCGTGTATTAGATAGAATTTACTCAG GTTTGAATCAGAAGATTTCCTCCGGAGGCTTCTTGAAAAAGACGGTGTTCAATTTTGCATACTCATA CAAGTTGCATAACATGCGGAAGGGGAGTAAACATGAAGAGGCATCTCAAATTTGTGATAAAATCGTCTTTAGTCAG GTGAAGCAAGGGTTGGGGGGTAGGGTACGCCTTATTTTGTCTGGAGCAGCACCTCTTTCCACTCATGTAGAAGAATTCCTACGAGTGGTGGCATGTGCTCATGTTATACAAGGATATG GTCTGACCGAAACTTGTGCGGGGACATTCGTCTCGCTACCAAATGAACTGTCAATGCTTGGTACAGTTGGCCCTCCGGTGCCCAATGTGGATGTCTGCCTAGAATCTGTTCCTGAAATGGGATATGATGCCGTTTCAAAAACACCCCGGGGAGAAGTATGTATAAGAGGAAAGACATTGTTTTCAGGGTACTACAAACGAGAAGACCTCACCAAAGAGGTCATGATTGATGGGTGGTTTCATACAG GGGACGTTGGTGAGTGGCAACCAGATGGAAGCTTGAAAATCATTGACCGAAAGAAGAATATATTCAAGCTTTCTCAAGGAGAATATGTTGCTGTTGAAAACTTGGAGAACATTTATTCTCTTGTAACTGCTATAGATTCG ATATGGGTCTATGGAAACAGCTTCGAGTCCTTCCTTGTCGCTGTTGTGAACCCGAACAAGCAAGCACTTGAGCGTTGGGCTGAAGAAAACGGTGTCACTGGGGATTTCAATTCTCTCTGTGAAAATCCTAGGGCAAAGGAGTACATCATTGGGGAGCTCGCAAAGATTGCTAAAGAAAAGAAG TTGAAAGGTTTTGAGTTTATTAAAGCTATTCACTTTGATCCTGAGCCATTTGACATAGAACGTGACCTTATCACTCCAACCTATAAGAAGAAGAGGCCCCAGTTGCTTAAATATtatcag AATGTGATTGACAAAATGTACAAGAGCGCAAACAAGCGCTGA